The proteins below come from a single Zea mays cultivar B73 chromosome 8, Zm-B73-REFERENCE-NAM-5.0, whole genome shotgun sequence genomic window:
- the LOC100272336 gene encoding tubulin beta-6 chain isoform X1 — translation MREILHIQGGQCGNQIGSKFWEVVCDEHGIDPTGRYVGTSDLQLERVNVYYNEASCGRFVPRAVLMDLEPGTMDSVRTGPYGQIFRPDNFVFGQSGAGNNWAKGHYTEGAELIDSVLDVVRKEAENCDCLQGFQVCHSLGGGTGSGMGTLLISKIREEYPDRMMLTFSVFPSPKVSDTVVEPYNATLSVHQLVENADECMVLDNEALYDICFRTLKLTTPSFGDLNHLISATMSGVTCCLRFPGQLNSDLRKLAVNLIPFPRLHFFMVGFAPLTSRGSQQYRALTVPELTQQMWDAKNMMCAADPRHGRYLTASAMFRGKMSTKEVDEQMINVQNKNSSYFVEWIPNNVKSSVCDIPPRGLSMASTFIGNSTSIQEMFRRVSEQFTAMFRRKAFLHWYTGEGMDEMEFTEAESNMNDLVSEYQQYQDATADEEEYEDEEEVHDE, via the exons ATGAGGGAGATTCTCCACATCCAGGGTGGACAGTGCGGCAACCAGATCGGTTCCAAGTTCTGGGAGGTCGTCTGCGACGAGCATGGTATCGACCCCACCGGACGCTATGTCGGCACCTCCGACCTCCAGCTCGAGCGCGTCAATGTCTACTACAACGAGGCCTCATGCGGCCGCTTCGTGCCGCGCGCTGTGCTCATGGACCTCGAGCCCGGCACCATGGACAGCGTCCGCACCGGGCCGTACGGACAGATCTTCCGGCCCGACAACTTCGTCTTCGGCCAGTCTGGTGCAGGGAACAACTGGGCCAAGGGCCACTACACAGAGGGCGCTGAGCTCATCGACTCTGTGCTTGACGTCGTGAGGAAAGAGGCGGAGAACTGCGACTGCCTTCAAG GATTCCAAGTTTGCCATTCCCTTGGAGGAGGCACAGGATCTGGAATGGGCACCCTTCTCATCTCAAAGATCAGGGAGGAGTACCCTGATCGGATGATGCTCACTTTTTCTGTCTTTCCCTCACCCAAGGTTTCAGACACTGTTGTTGAGCCATACAATGCAACACTGTCAGTCCATCAGTTGGTTGAGAATGCTGATGAATGCATGGTTCTTGACAATGAGGCACTTTACGACATTTGCTTCCGAACTCTGAAGCTTACGACGCCTAGCT TTGGAGACCTGAACCACTTGATCAGTGCAACAATGAGTGGAGTGACTTGCTGCCTCCGCTTCCCTGGACAGCTGAACTCGGACCTGCGCAAGCTCGCAGTCAACCTGATTCCGTTCCCTCGCCTGCACTTCTTTATGGTCGGCTTTGCGCCACTCACCTCGCGTGGCTCGCAGCAGTACCGTGCTCTCACTGTCCCTGAGCTAACCCAGCAGATGTGGGATGCCAAGAACATGATGTGTGCTGCTGACCCGCGTCATGGCCGCTATCTCACAGCATCTGCCATGTTCCGTGGAAAGATGAGCACCAAGGAGGTGGACGAGCAAATGATCAATGTCCAGAACAAGAACTCGTCCTACTTCGTGGAGTGGATCCCCAACAATGTGAAGTCCAGTGTTTGTGATATCCCGCCGCGCGGCCTCTCCATGGCCTCCACCTTCATTGGCAATTCCACCTCCATCCAGGAGATGTTCCGCCGTGTGAGCGAGCAGTTCACTGCTATGTTCAGGAGGAAAGCTTTCTTGCATTGGTACACTGGCGAGGGCATGGATGAGATGGAGTTCACCGAAGCTGAGAGCAACATGAACGATCTGGTGTCTGAGTACCAGCAGTACCAGGATGCCACTGCCGATGAGGAGGAGtacgaggacgaggaggaggtCCATGACGAGTAA
- the LOC100272336 gene encoding Tubulin beta-6 chain: protein MDLEPGTMDSVRTGPYGQIFRPDNFVFGQSGAGNNWAKGHYTEGAELIDSVLDVVRKEAENCDCLQGFQVCHSLGGGTGSGMGTLLISKIREEYPDRMMLTFSVFPSPKVSDTVVEPYNATLSVHQLVENADECMVLDNEALYDICFRTLKLTTPSFGDLNHLISATMSGVTCCLRFPGQLNSDLRKLAVNLIPFPRLHFFMVGFAPLTSRGSQQYRALTVPELTQQMWDAKNMMCAADPRHGRYLTASAMFRGKMSTKEVDEQMINVQNKNSSYFVEWIPNNVKSSVCDIPPRGLSMASTFIGNSTSIQEMFRRVSEQFTAMFRRKAFLHWYTGEGMDEMEFTEAESNMNDLVSEYQQYQDATADEEEYEDEEEVHDE, encoded by the exons ATGGACCTCGAGCCCGGCACCATGGACAGCGTCCGCACCGGGCCGTACGGACAGATCTTCCGGCCCGACAACTTCGTCTTCGGCCAGTCTGGTGCAGGGAACAACTGGGCCAAGGGCCACTACACAGAGGGCGCTGAGCTCATCGACTCTGTGCTTGACGTCGTGAGGAAAGAGGCGGAGAACTGCGACTGCCTTCAAG GATTCCAAGTTTGCCATTCCCTTGGAGGAGGCACAGGATCTGGAATGGGCACCCTTCTCATCTCAAAGATCAGGGAGGAGTACCCTGATCGGATGATGCTCACTTTTTCTGTCTTTCCCTCACCCAAGGTTTCAGACACTGTTGTTGAGCCATACAATGCAACACTGTCAGTCCATCAGTTGGTTGAGAATGCTGATGAATGCATGGTTCTTGACAATGAGGCACTTTACGACATTTGCTTCCGAACTCTGAAGCTTACGACGCCTAGCT TTGGAGACCTGAACCACTTGATCAGTGCAACAATGAGTGGAGTGACTTGCTGCCTCCGCTTCCCTGGACAGCTGAACTCGGACCTGCGCAAGCTCGCAGTCAACCTGATTCCGTTCCCTCGCCTGCACTTCTTTATGGTCGGCTTTGCGCCACTCACCTCGCGTGGCTCGCAGCAGTACCGTGCTCTCACTGTCCCTGAGCTAACCCAGCAGATGTGGGATGCCAAGAACATGATGTGTGCTGCTGACCCGCGTCATGGCCGCTATCTCACAGCATCTGCCATGTTCCGTGGAAAGATGAGCACCAAGGAGGTGGACGAGCAAATGATCAATGTCCAGAACAAGAACTCGTCCTACTTCGTGGAGTGGATCCCCAACAATGTGAAGTCCAGTGTTTGTGATATCCCGCCGCGCGGCCTCTCCATGGCCTCCACCTTCATTGGCAATTCCACCTCCATCCAGGAGATGTTCCGCCGTGTGAGCGAGCAGTTCACTGCTATGTTCAGGAGGAAAGCTTTCTTGCATTGGTACACTGGCGAGGGCATGGATGAGATGGAGTTCACCGAAGCTGAGAGCAACATGAACGATCTGGTGTCTGAGTACCAGCAGTACCAGGATGCCACTGCCGATGAGGAGGAGtacgaggacgaggaggaggtCCATGACGAGTAA